In Cicer arietinum cultivar CDC Frontier isolate Library 1 chromosome 7, Cicar.CDCFrontier_v2.0, whole genome shotgun sequence, a single window of DNA contains:
- the LOC101508400 gene encoding epoxide hydrolase 1, whose translation MSITISEVNHQRIKTNGIYIHVAEQGTGPLVLLLHGFPEIWFSWRHQLNYLAQHGYHAVAPDLRGYGDSDSPLNPNSYTLHHIVGDLIGLLDHFGEQKAYVVGSDWGASIGWHLSLFRPDRVKGFVALCVPYFPRSPTDKTVETIRKIYGDGNHVCQFQEPGRAERAFARYDCLTVIKKFMLITFTHFIIAPPGMEIVDFLPTPSVLPSWITEEELMVFADKFQESGFYGAFNYYRAMDLSWELLAPWQGSKITVPTKFIAGDKDVGFQNGGTKDFVEGDIFKSIVPNLEVVILDGHHYIHQEKAQQVSEEILSFIRKLSLD comes from the exons ATGTCCATAACCATTAGTGAAGTGAATCACCAAAGAATCAAAACCAACGGAATATACATACACGTGGCAGAACAAGGGACAGGACCACTAGTTTTGTTGCTTCATGGTTTCCCTGAAATATGGTTTTCTTGGCGACACCAACTCAACTACTTGGCCCAACATGGTTATCATGCTGTTGCACCTGATCTAAGAGGATATGGTGACTCTGATTCTCCTCTTAACCCAAATTCTTACACTCTTCATCATATAGTAGGTGACCTTATTGGTCTTCTTGATCATTTTGGTGAGCAAAAG GCATATGTAGTTGGATCTGACTGGGGTGCAAGCATTGGATGGCACCTGAGTCTTTTTAGACCTGACAGAGTAAAGGGATTTGTTGCTCTATGTGTTCCTTACTTCCCAAGATCTCCCACAGATAAAACTGTTGAaactataagaaaaatatatggaGATGGGAATCATGTATGCCAATTCCAG GAACCAGGTCGTGCAGAAAGAGCTTTTGCTAGATATGATTGTTTGACAGTGATAAAGAAGTTTATGCTGATTACATTTACACATTTTATAATAGCTCCTCCTGGCATGGAGATTGTTGATTTCTTGCCAACTCCTTCTGTTTTGCCATCATGGATAACTGAGGAAGAACTCATGGTCTTTGCAGACAAGTTTCAAGAGTCTGGTTTCTATGGTGCATTCAATTACTATCGTGCAATGGATTT AAGCTGGGAGCTTCTAGCACCATGGCAAGGATCAAAGATAACAGTTCCAACCAAGTTTATTGCTGGAGACAAAGATGTTGGCTTTCAAAACGGGGGTACAAAAGATTTTGTGGAAGGTGATATTTTCAAGAGCATTGTTCCCAACCTTGAAGTGGTTATACTAGATGGTCATCACTATATACATCAAGAG